From Chryseobacterium shandongense, the proteins below share one genomic window:
- a CDS encoding peptidoglycan D,D-transpeptidase FtsI family protein, with translation MNTRYLKIFSVLLAVAVIFIARLAYLQLFTDRYALNAANTSIKIEYVIPQRGVIFDRNGKIMVGNQPAYEVSFTQALMRPDFDTIAFCNLMKISKNDFIRTIEAIKKEKYYSKLTPMTFMKNLSREDIARVQEIIFKYPAFSIVSRPQRQYEVSTSGNLLGYTSEVNEREIKKDSAYYLPGDFIGKTGIEKAYEKELRGIKGMKYIQKDIKLRNVGPYKNGSLDKDVVTGKDITLTIDYDLQRMAEEMLVNKHGAIVAIDPNNGEVLVSATGPDIDPNLFTGPNKSRNLYALSKDTIYENKPTFDRSLQAAYPPGSTFKLLTALSAMQMGVMDENTIFPCGGGFSYRGLRIKGHGGADPLIPSIQVSSNCYFSYAYLAIINKYPGNPSKGVDEWKKIMSSFGVGEFLNNDFAVGAKGRIPSGEFYEKRMEMILKASGSKKDHKNWDPLATGAIFNGMGQGDVLVTPLQLANYVAAIANKGWYYTPHIVKAIDGKPNPDPRFKKKHQTLVDKRHFDPVLRGMEAVVLRGTAHGLKSNDFTQLAKTGTAQVPQGKDNSIFVLIAPADKPKIVVAAVMEHAGFGATWAGPAATVIAEKYITGDLKREHLYKKMTTSSFMPEYKRQWIADLKRKGLYKDPALDSVKQKRMQDSLKFIKEQKAKLQKKIDEETKNLNKTKSAKQ, from the coding sequence TTGAACACACGTTATTTAAAAATCTTTTCCGTTCTCCTTGCAGTCGCTGTAATTTTTATAGCGAGACTGGCTTATTTACAGCTTTTTACCGATCGTTATGCATTGAATGCGGCCAATACTTCCATTAAAATAGAATACGTCATACCGCAGAGAGGCGTTATTTTCGATAGGAACGGTAAAATTATGGTAGGAAACCAGCCTGCCTATGAGGTTTCTTTTACACAGGCACTCATGAGGCCAGACTTTGATACCATCGCCTTCTGCAATCTCATGAAAATCTCTAAAAACGATTTTATCAGAACCATCGAGGCTATTAAAAAAGAAAAATACTATTCCAAGCTGACACCGATGACCTTCATGAAAAACCTCAGCAGGGAAGATATTGCAAGGGTTCAGGAAATTATATTTAAATATCCGGCTTTCAGTATTGTATCAAGGCCGCAGCGTCAGTATGAAGTTTCAACTTCCGGAAATCTTTTGGGGTACACGAGTGAAGTGAATGAAAGAGAGATTAAAAAAGATTCCGCTTATTATTTGCCTGGAGATTTCATCGGTAAAACGGGAATTGAAAAAGCATATGAAAAAGAGCTTCGCGGAATTAAAGGGATGAAGTATATTCAGAAAGATATAAAGCTTCGTAATGTAGGACCTTACAAAAACGGATCTTTGGATAAAGATGTAGTTACCGGAAAAGATATTACGCTTACTATTGATTATGATCTTCAGAGAATGGCTGAAGAAATGCTTGTGAATAAGCATGGCGCTATCGTAGCTATCGATCCTAATAACGGTGAAGTTCTGGTTTCGGCAACAGGACCTGATATTGACCCGAATCTTTTTACAGGACCCAATAAATCGAGAAATTTGTACGCTTTATCAAAAGATACCATTTACGAAAATAAGCCTACGTTCGACAGATCCTTGCAGGCAGCGTATCCTCCGGGTTCAACTTTCAAATTACTGACTGCTTTGTCTGCTATGCAGATGGGCGTAATGGATGAAAATACTATTTTTCCCTGCGGTGGCGGTTTCAGTTACAGAGGTTTAAGAATCAAAGGACATGGTGGAGCAGATCCCCTTATTCCTTCGATTCAGGTTTCAAGCAACTGTTATTTTTCTTACGCATATCTTGCCATTATTAACAAATATCCCGGTAACCCTTCAAAAGGAGTTGATGAATGGAAGAAAATCATGAGCAGCTTCGGAGTGGGAGAATTCCTGAATAATGACTTTGCTGTAGGAGCAAAAGGAAGAATTCCGTCAGGAGAATTTTATGAAAAAAGAATGGAAATGATTCTAAAGGCAAGCGGTTCCAAAAAAGATCATAAAAATTGGGATCCTCTGGCTACGGGAGCTATTTTCAACGGAATGGGACAGGGAGATGTTCTGGTGACGCCGCTTCAGCTGGCAAATTATGTGGCGGCAATTGCCAATAAAGGCTGGTATTATACACCTCACATTGTGAAAGCTATTGATGGTAAACCGAATCCTGATCCCAGATTCAAAAAGAAACATCAGACTTTAGTAGACAAGAGACACTTTGACCCTGTATTAAGGGGAATGGAAGCTGTGGTTTTAAGAGGTACGGCTCACGGGCTCAAATCCAATGATTTTACCCAGTTGGCTAAAACAGGTACCGCACAGGTACCGCAGGGAAAAGATAATTCAATTTTTGTTCTGATTGCACCAGCCGATAAACCTAAAATTGTAGTGGCGGCCGTAATGGAGCACGCCGGTTTCGGAGCTACATGGGCCGGGCCTGCTGCTACGGTAATTGCTGAAAAATACATTACGGGTGATCTTAAAAGGGAACATCTCTATAAAAAGATGACAACCTCGAGTTTCATG
- a CDS encoding rod shape-determining protein MreD, protein MISRTLFTDILIMIFLVALQIFVLNRITIFGKYTPVLYPVFVMFYPFFRNKFQFLALSFLIGLSVDAFLYSWGINAFATTLIAYFRTLIFRTSTDTSTDFFSFQSLQWAQFLLFLFMSIFLHQLLVQYIEFFKLSRFFEILFNVLVTSVISFIFIVIYALIFKIKQKV, encoded by the coding sequence ATGATTAGCAGGACTTTATTTACGGACATATTAATCATGATTTTTCTGGTTGCATTACAAATCTTTGTACTGAACAGGATCACCATTTTCGGAAAGTATACACCCGTGCTTTATCCGGTATTTGTCATGTTTTATCCTTTCTTCAGAAATAAATTCCAGTTTTTAGCTTTAAGTTTTCTGATCGGTCTGTCGGTAGATGCCTTCCTCTATTCGTGGGGAATTAACGCCTTTGCGACAACGCTCATTGCTTATTTCAGAACCTTAATCTTCAGAACATCTACAGATACTTCTACTGATTTCTTCTCATTTCAGTCTCTTCAGTGGGCGCAGTTTTTGTTGTTTTTATTTATGAGTATCTTTTTACATCAGCTTTTAGTGCAATATATAGAATTCTTTAAGCTGAGCAGATTTTTTGAAATATTATTTAATGTATTGGTAACTAGTGTAATTTCGTTTATATTTATAGTTATTTACGCATTAATATTTAAAATCAAACAAAAAGTTTGA